The proteins below come from a single Alphaproteobacteria bacterium genomic window:
- the selD gene encoding selenide, water dikinase SelD encodes MDDQVVRLTTLSHGGGCGCKIAPGVLAELLGELPAGFRDPALLIGTETGDDAAVYQINEHQAVVATTDFFMPIVDDPYDFGRIAASNALSDVYAVGAKPILALALVGMPIDKLPLEVIRGILAGGAAACAEAGVAIAGGHSIDAPEPIYGLAAVGLGDPATIKRNIGARPGDLLILGKPLGVGILSAALQKGALEALGYDEMIATTTRLNSIGADFAAWPGVHAMTDVTGFGLLGHLLEVCRGSNLGAVIEAQDLPLLPTARALAESGTNTGAAGRNWASYGHEVRLADELPVWRKNLLCDPQTSGGLLISVVADQAPAALALFHDQGYQGAAVVGHIVEGAARVTVV; translated from the coding sequence AGATCGCACCCGGTGTGCTCGCCGAACTGCTCGGCGAGCTGCCGGCGGGCTTTCGCGATCCGGCCCTGCTGATCGGCACTGAGACCGGCGACGACGCCGCTGTCTACCAGATCAACGAACATCAGGCGGTGGTGGCGACGACCGACTTTTTCATGCCCATCGTCGACGATCCCTATGACTTCGGCCGCATCGCCGCCAGCAACGCGCTCTCCGACGTCTACGCCGTCGGCGCCAAGCCGATCCTGGCGCTGGCGCTGGTCGGCATGCCCATCGACAAGCTGCCGCTGGAGGTCATCCGCGGCATCCTGGCGGGTGGCGCGGCGGCCTGCGCCGAGGCCGGCGTGGCCATCGCCGGCGGCCACTCCATCGACGCGCCCGAGCCCATCTACGGCCTGGCCGCGGTGGGGCTGGGCGATCCCGCCACCATCAAGCGCAACATCGGCGCCCGGCCCGGCGACCTGCTGATCCTGGGCAAGCCCCTGGGCGTCGGTATTCTCAGCGCGGCGCTACAAAAAGGTGCGCTCGAAGCGCTTGGCTATGACGAGATGATCGCCACCACGACGCGGCTCAACAGCATCGGTGCCGATTTCGCCGCCTGGCCCGGCGTCCACGCCATGACCGATGTCACCGGCTTCGGCCTGCTGGGGCACTTGCTGGAGGTCTGCCGGGGTTCCAACCTGGGCGCGGTGATCGAGGCCCAGGACTTGCCGCTGCTGCCGACGGCCCGGGCCTTGGCGGAATCCGGCACCAACACCGGAGCGGCGGGGCGAAATTGGGCGAGCTACGGCCACGAGGTGAGGCTGGCGGACGAACTGCCGGTGTGGCGGAAGAACCTGCTATGCGACCCGCAAACCAGCGGCGGCTTGCTGATCAGCGTCGTCGCCGACCAGGCCCCGGCGGCGCTGGCGCTGTTTCACGATCAGGGCTACCAGGGCGCCGCGGTGGTGGGCCACATCGTCGAGGGAGCGGCCCGGGTGACGGTGGTTTGA
- a CDS encoding glycine/sarcosine/betaine reductase selenoprotein B family protein, translated as MVRLADLPEGSREHLAKLPCRSYDSAPWVAGPPLGQRRVAIISTAGLQVRGDRPFGLGADDYRVIPGDTPGADLIMSHVSTNFDRSGFQQDLNVAFPIDRLREMAADGEIGSVADFHYSFMGATDPDLYEGPARRLAELLKKDNVDAALLVPI; from the coding sequence ATGGTCCGTCTAGCCGACTTGCCGGAAGGCTCGCGCGAACATCTGGCCAAGCTGCCCTGTCGCAGCTACGACAGCGCGCCCTGGGTGGCGGGGCCGCCGCTGGGCCAGCGCCGCGTCGCCATCATCTCGACGGCCGGCCTGCAGGTACGCGGCGACCGGCCCTTTGGGCTGGGGGCCGACGACTACCGGGTGATCCCGGGCGACACGCCCGGCGCCGATCTGATCATGAGCCACGTCTCGACCAACTTCGACCGTTCGGGCTTTCAACAGGACCTCAACGTCGCCTTCCCCATCGACCGCCTGCGCGAGATGGCGGCCGACGGCGAGATCGGCTCGGTGGCCGATTTCCATTATTCCTTCATGGGCGCCACCGACCCCGACCTCTACGAAGGCCCGGCCCGGCGCCTGGCTGAACTGCTGAAGAAAGACAACGTCGATGCGGCGCTGCTGGTGCCCATATGA
- a CDS encoding cupin domain-containing protein, with protein MSKPRTWDDIPGETVTPGHSRQAFRGDNLMVVRNLAEPGVGVEMHSHPHEQLVYIVRGQLEMHCRGEVHILGPGSLYHIPGGEAHGGAPVGDEPCEIIDIFSPQREDFAHLVTYQDED; from the coding sequence ATGAGCAAACCCCGCACCTGGGACGACATACCCGGCGAAACCGTAACCCCCGGCCACAGCCGCCAGGCTTTTCGCGGCGACAACCTGATGGTGGTGCGCAACCTCGCCGAGCCCGGCGTCGGTGTCGAGATGCACAGCCATCCCCACGAACAGCTGGTCTATATCGTGCGCGGCCAGCTCGAGATGCACTGCCGTGGCGAGGTCCACATCCTGGGCCCCGGCAGCCTCTACCACATCCCCGGCGGCGAGGCCCACGGCGGCGCCCCGGTGGGCGACGAGCCCTGCGAGATCATCGATATCTTCTCGCCCCAGCGCGAGGATTTCGCTCACTTGGTGACCTACCAGGACGAAGACTGA